In the genome of Mycteria americana isolate JAX WOST 10 ecotype Jacksonville Zoo and Gardens chromosome 7, USCA_MyAme_1.0, whole genome shotgun sequence, one region contains:
- the LOC142412111 gene encoding lysosomal amino acid transporter 1 homolog isoform X1 — protein sequence MRLEITVISSICLDAEVFSQRIFSIGKQICRFAWGKNGGRNKLLKLNLGPGMMASQLYTHAFNISPIEKRRLCINGTPWIWHLLEECVENAWEYWSVVIGLISIVCFLFAALPQIYVACQNGRVDQALSLGFLLCWIAGDLTNFIGCYLTNQLSIQIVTAIFYVNMDIIMISQFVYYKLKNQKMTKCSKSLKNCCITWIVVCIALCVILPCQLLLRNQDQSTVIERSNNSLDMMEMSGFICGYISCVFYLGSRFPQLYKNFRRRSTEGTSYLLFALAMMGNCTYGLSLVLKMPAAESFRALYFLHHLPWLIGSFGVLFLDIFVTVQFILYRQQKARRSGLVALEVEPLLVNEETA from the exons ATGAGATTGGAAATAACTGTGATATCAAGCATCTGTCTGGATGCAGAGGTCTTTTCACAGAGGATATTCAGCATTGGTAAACAGATTTGCAGATTTGCATGGGGTAAAAATGGAGGCAGAAATAAACTTCTGAAATTGAATCTCGGTCCAGGAATGATGGCTTCTCAGCTGTATACACATGCTTTCAATATCTCCCCAATAGAGAAGAGGAGATTGTGCATAAATGGAACACCATGGATTTGGCATCTCCTAGAAGAATGTGTCGAGAATGCGTGGGAGTATTGGAGCGTTGTCATAGGACTGATTTCCattgtctgttttctgtttgctgcaCTACC TCAAATCTACGTTGCCTGTCAGAATGGAAGAGTGGATCAAGCGCTTTCTTTGGGCTTTCTGCTGTGTTGGATAGCTGGAGATCTTACAAATTTCATAGGCTGCTATTTAACAAATCAACTGTCAATTCAG ATTGTCACTGCCATTTTTTATGTTAACATGGATATAATTATGATTTCACAATTTGTCTACTATAAGCTCAAGAATCAGAAGATGACAAAAT GCAGCAAAAGTCTGAAGAATTGCTGTATAACCTGGATCGTGGTGTGTATAGCACTCTGTGTTATTTTACCCTGTCAGCTGTTACTAAGAAACCAAGACCAGAGTACAGTAATCGAAAGGAGTAAT aactCTCTTGATATGATGGAAATGTCAGGCTTCATTTGTGGCTATATATCCTGTGTGTTTTACTTGGGAAGTAGATTTCCTCAGCTGTATAAAAAT TTCCGAAGAAGATCAACAGAAGGCACCTCTTACCTGCTGTTTGCATTAGCCATGATGGGAAACTGTACGTATGGACTGAGCCTTGTTTTAAAGATGCCAGCTGCTGAATCCTTCCGGGCCCTCTACTTTTTACACCATCTTCCATGGCTCATTGGGAGCTTTGGAGTTCTGTTTCTAGACATTTTT GTGACTGTGCAATTCATCCTGTATCGTCAGCAGAAGGCAAGACGATCCGGTTTAGTGGCACTGGAAGTGGAACCATTGCTGGTGAACGAGGAGACTGCCTAG
- the LOC142412111 gene encoding lysosomal amino acid transporter 1 homolog isoform X2: MRLEITVISSICLDAEVFSQRIFSIEKRRLCINGTPWIWHLLEECVENAWEYWSVVIGLISIVCFLFAALPQIYVACQNGRVDQALSLGFLLCWIAGDLTNFIGCYLTNQLSIQIVTAIFYVNMDIIMISQFVYYKLKNQKMTKCSKSLKNCCITWIVVCIALCVILPCQLLLRNQDQSTVIERSNNSLDMMEMSGFICGYISCVFYLGSRFPQLYKNFRRRSTEGTSYLLFALAMMGNCTYGLSLVLKMPAAESFRALYFLHHLPWLIGSFGVLFLDIFVTVQFILYRQQKARRSGLVALEVEPLLVNEETA; the protein is encoded by the exons ATGAGATTGGAAATAACTGTGATATCAAGCATCTGTCTGGATGCAGAGGTCTTTTCACAGAGGATATTCAGCATTG AGAAGAGGAGATTGTGCATAAATGGAACACCATGGATTTGGCATCTCCTAGAAGAATGTGTCGAGAATGCGTGGGAGTATTGGAGCGTTGTCATAGGACTGATTTCCattgtctgttttctgtttgctgcaCTACC TCAAATCTACGTTGCCTGTCAGAATGGAAGAGTGGATCAAGCGCTTTCTTTGGGCTTTCTGCTGTGTTGGATAGCTGGAGATCTTACAAATTTCATAGGCTGCTATTTAACAAATCAACTGTCAATTCAG ATTGTCACTGCCATTTTTTATGTTAACATGGATATAATTATGATTTCACAATTTGTCTACTATAAGCTCAAGAATCAGAAGATGACAAAAT GCAGCAAAAGTCTGAAGAATTGCTGTATAACCTGGATCGTGGTGTGTATAGCACTCTGTGTTATTTTACCCTGTCAGCTGTTACTAAGAAACCAAGACCAGAGTACAGTAATCGAAAGGAGTAAT aactCTCTTGATATGATGGAAATGTCAGGCTTCATTTGTGGCTATATATCCTGTGTGTTTTACTTGGGAAGTAGATTTCCTCAGCTGTATAAAAAT TTCCGAAGAAGATCAACAGAAGGCACCTCTTACCTGCTGTTTGCATTAGCCATGATGGGAAACTGTACGTATGGACTGAGCCTTGTTTTAAAGATGCCAGCTGCTGAATCCTTCCGGGCCCTCTACTTTTTACACCATCTTCCATGGCTCATTGGGAGCTTTGGAGTTCTGTTTCTAGACATTTTT GTGACTGTGCAATTCATCCTGTATCGTCAGCAGAAGGCAAGACGATCCGGTTTAGTGGCACTGGAAGTGGAACCATTGCTGGTGAACGAGGAGACTGCCTAG